A DNA window from Micromonospora sp. NBC_01739 contains the following coding sequences:
- a CDS encoding SseB family protein gives MTTPLPPTGWQPSTSTEHALLAAVENDDTVAFLTALATGALLVPVPPSATPAEPVAWPTGHHEGVTHVMAYTSPGAIAAGLPGQDVSYRVSVLTDLAVDWPDEAWVLAVNAGLPIGVRLTAEELATLTAASVEVEKPLRDAIQRQDPDALMSALLRTELVLPLRPGGPATRDLGDPEFPWWVLPDEQGRPSVPVFTSEARLRQALGDHELVVVSSLQVTEHWPDPSWQLSLNPETPLAAALPGEAVLALRDWFGELRVVLDGAAEQERGRRVSAVYADPSTVGVPVSPPATQPMVEEEDEGPAVDVPLRLQLVIAHRYLPSYLDDGYDRAAGLVHTWHGPGRDTPLRLYRRLGLLGAGSPFEESDAWVAVLRWTPGEDTPPEWGQGSPRMESLVVPDGTELRCLHQDGRDEFLARFDATARRWTPA, from the coding sequence GTGACCACCCCGTTACCGCCGACCGGCTGGCAACCGAGCACCAGCACGGAACACGCGCTGCTGGCGGCGGTCGAGAACGACGACACCGTGGCCTTCCTGACCGCCCTCGCCACCGGAGCGCTGCTGGTGCCGGTGCCGCCCTCGGCGACCCCCGCCGAGCCGGTGGCCTGGCCTACCGGCCACCACGAGGGGGTCACCCATGTGATGGCCTACACCTCTCCGGGGGCCATCGCCGCCGGGCTGCCCGGTCAGGACGTCAGCTACCGGGTGTCGGTGCTGACCGACCTGGCCGTCGACTGGCCGGACGAGGCCTGGGTGCTGGCCGTGAACGCCGGGCTGCCCATCGGGGTACGACTGACCGCGGAGGAACTGGCCACTCTCACCGCCGCCTCGGTGGAGGTGGAGAAGCCGCTCCGCGACGCGATCCAACGGCAGGACCCGGACGCCCTGATGTCCGCCCTGCTGCGTACCGAACTGGTGCTTCCGCTGCGACCGGGCGGCCCGGCGACCCGTGACCTCGGCGACCCGGAGTTCCCCTGGTGGGTGCTGCCGGACGAGCAGGGGCGGCCCAGCGTGCCGGTGTTCACCTCGGAGGCCCGGCTGCGCCAGGCCCTCGGAGATCACGAGCTGGTGGTGGTCAGCAGCCTCCAGGTCACCGAACACTGGCCGGACCCCTCCTGGCAGTTGTCCCTCAACCCGGAGACACCCTTGGCCGCGGCGCTGCCCGGCGAAGCGGTGTTGGCCCTGCGCGACTGGTTCGGCGAACTGCGGGTCGTACTCGACGGTGCCGCCGAGCAGGAGCGCGGCCGACGGGTCAGCGCGGTCTACGCCGACCCGTCGACAGTGGGGGTACCGGTGTCGCCGCCCGCCACCCAGCCGATGGTCGAGGAGGAGGACGAGGGGCCCGCTGTGGACGTCCCGCTGCGGCTGCAACTGGTCATCGCCCACCGCTACCTGCCGTCCTACCTGGACGACGGGTACGACCGGGCGGCCGGTCTGGTGCACACCTGGCACGGGCCCGGACGGGACACCCCGCTGCGGCTCTACCGGCGGCTGGGCCTGCTCGGCGCGGGCTCACCCTTCGAGGAGTCCGACGCGTGGGTGGCGGTGCTGCGCTGGACACCCGGCGAGGACACGCCCCCGGAGTGGGGTCAGGGCTCGCCACGGATGGAGTCGTTGGTCGTCCCGGACGGCACCGAACTGCGCTGCCTGCACCAGGACGGCCGGGACGAGTTCCTGGCCCGCTTCGACGCCACCGCCCGCCGCTGGACCCCCGCCTGA